One genomic region from Phocoena sinus isolate mPhoSin1 chromosome 3, mPhoSin1.pri, whole genome shotgun sequence encodes:
- the TPPP gene encoding tubulin polymerization-promoting protein encodes MADSRPKTPKPANKTPPKSPGDPAKDKAAKRLSLESEGASEGAAAAGPELSALEEAFRRFAVHGDTRATGKEMHGKNWSKLCRDCQVIDGRNVTITDVDIVFSKIKGKSCRTISFEQFKEALEELAKKRFKDKSSEEAVREVHRLIEGKAPIISGVTKAISSPTVSRLTDTTKFTGSHKERFDPSGRGKGRAGRVDLVDESGYVPGYKHAGTYDQKVQGGK; translated from the exons ATGGCTGACAGCAGGCCCAAGACCCCCAAGCCCGCCAACAAGACGCCCCCCAAGTCCCCAGGGGACCCCGCGAAGGACAAGGCAGCCAAGAGGCTGTCACTGGAGTCGGAGGGTGCCAGCGAGGGGGCAGCCGCCGCGGGCCCGGAGCTCAGCGCCCTGGAGGAGGCCTTCCGGAGGTTTGCGGTGCACGGGGACACCAGGGCCACCGGGAAGGAGATGCATGGCAAGAACTGGTCCAAGCTGTGCAGGGACTGCCAGGTGATCGACGGCAGGAACGTGACCATCACCGACGTGGACATCGTCTTCAGCAAGATCAA GGGCAAGTCCTGCAGGACCATCTCATTCGAGCAGTTCAAGGAGGCACTGGAGGAGCTGGCCAAGAAGAGATTCAAAGACAAGAGCAGCGAGGAGGCCGTCCGAGAGGTGCACCGGCTCATCGAGGGCAAGGCCCCCATCATCTCGGGGGTGACG AAAGCCATCTCCTCGCCCACCGTGTCGCGGCTCACGGACACCACCAAGTTCACGGGCTCCCACAAGGAGCGCTTCGACCCGTCGGGCAGGGGCAAGGGCAGGGCGGGCCGCGTGGACCTGGTGGACGAGTCGGGCTATGTGCCGGGCTACAAGCATGCCGGCACCTACGACCAGAAGGTGCAGGGGGGCAAGTAG